Proteins from a genomic interval of Planctomycetia bacterium:
- a CDS encoding enolase C-terminal domain-like protein: MRRREFVAAVAAAAFVGAARAAEVPQDVRIVRAVGFDVTSRRSKVAGRNAQKEVHGDQSTDRMVRLYTNTGAEGFGHCRADEQDVAKLIGKPLTEFYRASDTAMSGPLGAGTMPLWDLLGKLTQQPVYALLGGKGAEQVPVYDGSIYFADLLPQYADKWEDRFRTEIDMGLEIGHRAFKIKIGRGAKWMRRDEGNARDVAVVKLIREHAGPDVLLGVDANNGYDLAGAKRFLEQSGDANLAFVEELFEETVDDCLALKAFIQEHSWATLVADGETQSQLDVFKPFISAQAIELYQGDMNHFGVEGILTEAAWARETGLRVAPHNWGSLIGYYAQLHVGRAIDNFYRAEHDPLTTDVLVAEGYARKDGLATVPSAPGFGLSIDEDRFASGAKVRFDLS; this comes from the coding sequence ATGCGTCGTCGAGAATTTGTCGCGGCCGTGGCTGCGGCGGCCTTTGTCGGAGCGGCGCGCGCCGCCGAAGTTCCGCAAGATGTGCGCATCGTGCGCGCGGTCGGCTTTGACGTGACAAGTCGTCGCTCGAAAGTGGCTGGGCGCAATGCACAAAAGGAAGTCCACGGCGACCAATCGACGGACCGCATGGTGCGCCTTTACACGAACACCGGCGCGGAAGGCTTCGGCCACTGCCGCGCGGATGAGCAGGATGTCGCGAAGCTTATTGGCAAGCCACTGACGGAGTTTTACCGCGCGAGCGACACGGCCATGTCCGGGCCGCTCGGCGCCGGGACGATGCCGCTCTGGGACTTGCTCGGCAAGCTCACGCAACAGCCGGTGTACGCATTGCTCGGCGGCAAAGGCGCGGAGCAGGTTCCGGTCTACGACGGCTCGATTTACTTCGCCGACCTGTTGCCGCAGTATGCGGACAAGTGGGAGGATCGCTTCCGGACCGAGATCGACATGGGCTTGGAGATCGGCCATCGCGCGTTCAAGATCAAGATCGGGCGTGGCGCGAAATGGATGCGCCGCGACGAAGGAAATGCGCGCGACGTGGCCGTGGTGAAGTTGATCCGCGAGCACGCCGGGCCGGACGTGCTGCTGGGCGTCGATGCGAACAACGGCTACGATTTGGCCGGCGCGAAACGCTTTCTGGAACAATCGGGCGATGCCAACCTGGCGTTCGTGGAAGAGCTGTTCGAGGAAACCGTCGACGACTGTCTTGCATTGAAAGCGTTCATCCAGGAGCACAGCTGGGCGACCCTCGTGGCAGACGGCGAAACGCAGTCGCAGCTCGACGTGTTCAAGCCGTTCATCTCGGCCCAGGCGATCGAGCTCTATCAAGGCGACATGAATCACTTCGGCGTGGAAGGCATTTTGACGGAAGCCGCCTGGGCGCGCGAAACCGGTCTGCGCGTCGCGCCGCACAATTGGGGTTCGCTCATCGGCTACTATGCCCAACTCCACGTCGGCCGGGCGATCGACAATTTCTATCGCGCCGAACACGATCCGCTCACCACGGACGTGCTCGTTGCGGAAGGCTACGCTCGAAAAGACGGCCTGGCCACCGTGCCGTCCGCACCGGGCTTTGGGCTTTCCATTGATGAGGACCGGTTCGCGTCTGGGGCCAAGGTTCGCTTCGATTTGAGCTAA